The Candidatus Methylomirabilota bacterium genome segment GCCACGGCGTGACGCTCACGATACCCCGCCACCGCCTCGATCGGCACCGTGCCGCCGTGGCCGTTCACCTCGATCTCGGCCGGCATGAGCGCGCGCGGCCCGACGAAGCTCATGTCGCCGCGCGCGATGTTCCAGAGCTGCGGCAGCTCGTCCATCGCGGTGGCGCGCAGCCATCGTCCCACCCGCGTCACCCGCGCATCGACGGCCGCGGCCTGGCGGGGGCCGAAGCGCTCGGCGTCGACGACCATCGAGCGGAACTTGAGGCTGCGGAACCGGTGCCCGCCCCGGCCCACGCGCTCCTGCGCGTAGAAGACGGGCCCGCCGTCGTCGAGCTTGATGAGCAGCGGGATCAGGACCCAGAGCGGAGACGAGAGCACGAGCCCGAGGCTGGCCAGCGCCAGGTCGAGCCCGCGCTTGAGCATCTCAGGCGCTGACGCTCTCGCCGTCGCAGCGCGCGAGCAGGGCGCGGACCTTGGGCTCGAGGACCTGGCGCAGCTCGCGCTCGCTGGCGACGACGCGGTCTTCCACCTGCAGGACGACGACCTTGTCGGCGTGATGTGGCCAGTGCGTGGCGATGACGCCCAGGTGCCGGGGCTCCATGACGGCCACCAGGTGGGCCCAGGCGAGCTCCCGTGTCGTCAGCCGTCGCGGCGCGTGCGGGGCGGTGCCGACGGCGCGCGCCTCGTGACGCCCGGCCTTGCCCTGCAGCTCCCGAAAGAGCATCGCCGCCGTCGGGCTGCGCGCCAGGTTCTCGGTACAGACGAAGAGCACGTTCATTTCGCCCAACTTACCAAACTTTGGGTGGTCCGCGCCGCCGCCCTGTTAGGCTGCCGGAAAGGGAGGTCGTATGTTGCGGACAATCCTGCTCGTTAGCGCGTTCGTCCTACTCGCTCCCGGCCTGGCCCTGGCCCAGCTGGTCGAGCTGGAGGGCCGTTACTGGTTCACGAGCCTCGACGCCCGGGTCCGGGTCGACAGCGACTCGCTGTCGGGGACGAACGTCGACTTCAAGGACGATCTGGGAATCGACGACGATGATGCGCCGGGGGTTCGCCTGACCTTCGGCCTGCCCCTCAACAACAAGATCCGCCTCGCCTACACCTTCCTGAAGTTCGACAGCAACACCACGCTGGACCAGACGATCAACTTCAACGGCTCGACGTTCGGCGCGGGCACCCAGGTCGGGAGCGACCTCGAGATCCACTACGGCCGGCTGGGCTGGATCTGGCAGCCGATCGCCATCCCCGGAATCTTGAAGCTCGGTCCGATGGTCGACCTCAAGGGCGTGGTGATCGACGCCAACATCGAGACCCGCAACGTCACCCCCTCGACCGAGGAAGGCAAGGAGCTCGGCCTCATCCTGCCCACCATCGGCGCGGCCCTGGACTTCACCGCGATTCCGAAGGTGGATCTCTTCGCGGAGATCTCCGGCCTGCCGGCCGGTAGCCTCGGTCACGTGCTGGACGCCGAAGCCGGCATCCGCATCAACCCGCTGCCCTTCTTCA includes the following:
- a CDS encoding sugar transferase, which encodes MLKRGLDLALASLGLVLSSPLWVLIPLLIKLDDGGPVFYAQERVGRGGHRFRSLKFRSMVVDAERFGPRQAAAVDARVTRVGRWLRATAMDELPQLWNIARGDMSFVGPRALMPAEIEVNGHGGTVPIEAVAGYRERHAVAPGLTGLAQIYADRDIPRRYKFKYDLLYIRRRSLALDLKLLALSFWITARGKWEHRGPKL